CGTGAGGCGGCTTCCTCTGCACCACTTCGTGTATCACGGCCTCGATAAGGGAGCTCGATTCGAGTACGGGCAGGCTCATGGCCCCCACCTGGACTTTCGTCATCTCTTCCCCTGAAATGAGGGGCGGGTTTGTCTTCCGGAGGTCGTAGAGACGTCGCATAAGACGCCTGTTCTCGTTGTGTGCTTTTACGGCCAGGGCAATCAGCTCGTTCCCTACCCGGTTACCGGTCAATTTTTCGAGACTCCCCACGAAGAGGCGCAGTATGGAGAGCATAAACTCGACGGACGGCCCGTCGGATAGATGGGGGACATTCAGGAAATGCCAGTAAGGCAGCTTCAACGTATAGCTCCACACGTCGTTGGTCCGGTCCATGCTGTCGCACTGGTGGGGCAGGACCATGCCGTCGAGAAAGTCGTACTTTCCTTTAAGCACCGCGTCAAAGACATTGCGCACAAAGGGGCAGACTATAGTCTCCATGTGAACATCCGCCCTGGTAATGGGCTCTTCCGGGTAACCCTTCAGTCTGAGAGGCACCAGGCCGGCGGCAGTCATGATCTCCACCGGCGCCAGGGCCGAGAGGTAGCCGATAACTTTTCGGCCTTCCGCCTTCAGCTCGCGCGCTCTCGAGCCGTAGGCTGAATAGTACGCATCAGCCAGGGCCAGGCCATTTCCGTTTAGTTGCGTCATTTTATTTCCCCTTTTTAAGTGTGGGGAGGAGGCCGACCGGCCCCGTTCCCCCGTGAGCCGCGCGTTTCAATTGTGATCCTTCCACATGCCGTAGCGCTCCCTGAGGACCCGATGGAGGATCTTCCCTGCCCCTGATCGCGGCATCTCCTCATCCTTGATGAAGACAATGTTTTTTGGAATTTTGTATCCCGCGATCTTGCCTTTGCAGTATCCGCTCATTTCGTCGGCAGTGGCCGACTGGCCGTCGTGGAGCACGACCACCGCCGTCACCTGCTCCCCCCATTTTTCGTGGGGCACGCCGATGACTGCCACATCCTTCACCTTGGTATGGCCGCCCACGCAGTTCTCCACCTCCGAGGGAAAGATATTCTCACCTCCGGAAATGATCATGTTCGCCTTCCGGTCGACAAGGTAGATGTAGCCGTCTTCGTCTCTCATGCCCAGGTCGCCGGAGGTAAAATAGTTCCCTTTCATGGCCTGGGCCATTTTCTCCGGGGACTTCCAGTAGCCCGTCAGGAGCATGGGGCTTCGGGAATAAAGCTCCCCGACTCTGTGCGGCTCCGTGATGATATCGTCATTTTCGTCGTAGAGGCGGACCAGGTCGGAACCGATCACTTCTCTTCCGCAGGAGCCCAGTTTAGTGAGCTGCTCATCAGGCTTGAGAACGGTCACGATTCCCGCCTCAGTCGACCCGTATGCCTCGTAAAGCTCCGAATTGGGGAACATTTCGAGTACCCCGAGCTTCGTATCCTTTCGCGCGGGCGCGGAGGAGATGAGGAGCTTCTTCACCGTGGTGAGGTCGTACTTGTTCTTTACCTCCTCTGAAAGGGTCAGCATCATGATGTAATGGGTAGGCACGAGAGAAGTGAAGGT
The Syntrophorhabdaceae bacterium DNA segment above includes these coding regions:
- a CDS encoding 2-hydroxyacyl-CoA dehydratase family protein: MTQLNGNGLALADAYYSAYGSRARELKAEGRKVIGYLSALAPVEIMTAAGLVPLRLKGYPEEPITRADVHMETIVCPFVRNVFDAVLKGKYDFLDGMVLPHQCDSMDRTNDVWSYTLKLPYWHFLNVPHLSDGPSVEFMLSILRLFVGSLEKLTGNRVGNELIALAVKAHNENRRLMRRLYDLRKTNPPLISGEEMTKVQVGAMSLPVLESSSLIEAVIHEVVQRKPPHGNGGKRIMIVGDQVDTAAIAHTIEGAGAWLVMDDISIGAKLCRSEIDTTPDPLQGLAEHYLRHVNLPTTYVAAGKTYGENTDARFGHLKQDIHDFKVDGVVLLINKYCDPYGFEVPAIKAYIESAGASVLYLEYEYANSTLPRLETRIGAFLEMIS
- a CDS encoding AMP-binding protein; translated protein: MLSHNWLTAKDVLRVNAFKWPDKTGIKDLYKSYTFKEWDERSCRLANALASLGMKKGDRFAVLAYNAVEWMEIYGAAAKGGFICVPLMFRLAGPEMEYIINHCDAKVFIVQDQWVDHVNGLKASLKTVEHYISFAVENPKFDGYLSYEDLLAKASAQEPLTEVNPEDPWVIMYTGGTTGLPKGVIKSHESMFAQYYIEIFDHDFKTDDVVLLVMPCCHVNSVYNSFPVTWVGGTVMAYNMVSFSPEDLLKTFSDHKVTFTSLVPTHYIMMLTLSEEVKNKYDLTTVKKLLISSAPARKDTKLGVLEMFPNSELYEAYGSTEAGIVTVLKPDEQLTKLGSCGREVIGSDLVRLYDENDDIITEPHRVGELYSRSPMLLTGYWKSPEKMAQAMKGNYFTSGDLGMRDEDGYIYLVDRKANMIISGGENIFPSEVENCVGGHTKVKDVAVIGVPHEKWGEQVTAVVVLHDGQSATADEMSGYCKGKIAGYKIPKNIVFIKDEEMPRSGAGKILHRVLRERYGMWKDHN